From one Lycium barbarum isolate Lr01 chromosome 6, ASM1917538v2, whole genome shotgun sequence genomic stretch:
- the LOC132600430 gene encoding F-box/kelch-repeat protein At5g60570 isoform X2 gives MASETKKSKKALVCCDKVNNKSTHDYLFGEEDEEGRRIRLLEEEEVDDGNCKFGSSDSLLPGLHDDVALTCLARASRSDYASLSCLNARFNSLVKSGDLYGLRRRLGVVEHWVYMVCDPRGWEAFDPFRNKWFRLPKIPCDDCFNYADKESLAVGSELLVFGRELFDFAIWKYSLVQNNWTKCEGMYHRRCLFGSGRWEILPNMHSSRRLCSGFFMDGKFYVIGGMTNPTDSLTCGEEFDLQTRKWRKIEGMYPNVNRAAQAPPLVAVVNNQLYAVEYLTNMIKKYDKTKNSWEVLGRLPVRADSSNGWGLAFKARGEELLVVGGNRGPEGEAIILSSWAPKSGARDGTLDWKVIGLKEHSGVFVYNCAVMGC, from the exons ATGGCTTCTGAAACTAAGAAGTCAAAGAAAGCGCTCGTTTGTTGCGATAAGGTTAATAACAAGTCGACTCATGATTATTTGTTTGGCGAGGAAGACGAGGAGGGGAGGAGAATTAGGTtattagaagaagaagaagttgatgATGGTAATTGCAAATTTGGATCAAGTGATTCACTTCTTCCAGGACTACATGATGATGTTGCGTTAACATGTCTTGCTAGGGCTTCTAGATCGGATTACGCGTCTTTATCGTGCCTGAATGCCAGGTTTAATTCACTAGTCAAGAGTGGTGATTTATATGGTTTGAGGAGGCGGTTAGGTGTAGTTGAACACTGGGTGTATATGGTTTGTGATCCTCGGGGTTGGGAGGCTTTTGATCCTTTCAGAAACAAATGGTTCAGATTGCCAAAAATTCCGTGTGATGATTGTTTTAATTATGCAGATAAGGAGTCATTAGCAGTTGGAAGTGAACTACTGGTTTTTGGCCGTGAGTTGTTTGATTTTGCTATATGGAAATACAGTTTGGTTCAAAACAATTGGACGAAATGTGAAGGAATGTATCATCGTCGTTGTCTATTTGGATCAG GTAGATGGGAAATACTGCCAAACATGCACTCTTCCCGTAGATTGTGCTCTGGCTTTTTCATGGATGGAAAATTTTATGTGATCGGTGGGATGACTAACCCTACGGATTCTTTGACTTGTGGGGAAGAGTTTGATTTACAAACGAGGAAGTGGAGGAAAATTGAGGGCATGTATCCAAATGTCAATAGAGCTGCTCAGGCACCTCCTCTTGTTGCAGTTGTTAATAACCAACTATATGCCGTTGAATATTTAACCAACATGATAAAGAAGTATGACAAGACGAAAAACTCGTGGGAGGTATTGGGAAGACTTCCCGTGAGGGCTGATTCTTCAAATGGTTGGGGTCTTGCTTTCAAAGCACGTGGTGAAGAACTTCTGGTGGTAGGCGGGAACCGGGGTCCGGAAGGTGAAGCTATTATATTGAGTTCTTGGGCACCAAAATCCGGGGCCAGGGACGGTACCTTGGATTGGAAAGTCATCGGTCTGAAAGAGCATTCTGGGGTCTTTGTATACAATTGTGCTGTGATGGGTTGTTAA
- the LOC132600430 gene encoding F-box/kelch-repeat protein At5g60570 isoform X1, whose protein sequence is MASETKKSKKALVCCDKVNNKSTHDYLFGEEDEEGRRIRLLEEEEVDDGNCKFGSSDSLLPGLHDDVALTCLARASRSDYASLSCLNARFNSLVKSGDLYGLRRRLGVVEHWVYMVCDPRGWEAFDPFRNKWFRLPKIPCDDCFNYADKESLAVGSELLVFGRELFDFAIWKYSLVQNNWTKCEGMYHRRCLFGSGSLGSISILAGGSDKNGNVLKSAELYDSLTGRWEILPNMHSSRRLCSGFFMDGKFYVIGGMTNPTDSLTCGEEFDLQTRKWRKIEGMYPNVNRAAQAPPLVAVVNNQLYAVEYLTNMIKKYDKTKNSWEVLGRLPVRADSSNGWGLAFKARGEELLVVGGNRGPEGEAIILSSWAPKSGARDGTLDWKVIGLKEHSGVFVYNCAVMGC, encoded by the coding sequence ATGGCTTCTGAAACTAAGAAGTCAAAGAAAGCGCTCGTTTGTTGCGATAAGGTTAATAACAAGTCGACTCATGATTATTTGTTTGGCGAGGAAGACGAGGAGGGGAGGAGAATTAGGTtattagaagaagaagaagttgatgATGGTAATTGCAAATTTGGATCAAGTGATTCACTTCTTCCAGGACTACATGATGATGTTGCGTTAACATGTCTTGCTAGGGCTTCTAGATCGGATTACGCGTCTTTATCGTGCCTGAATGCCAGGTTTAATTCACTAGTCAAGAGTGGTGATTTATATGGTTTGAGGAGGCGGTTAGGTGTAGTTGAACACTGGGTGTATATGGTTTGTGATCCTCGGGGTTGGGAGGCTTTTGATCCTTTCAGAAACAAATGGTTCAGATTGCCAAAAATTCCGTGTGATGATTGTTTTAATTATGCAGATAAGGAGTCATTAGCAGTTGGAAGTGAACTACTGGTTTTTGGCCGTGAGTTGTTTGATTTTGCTATATGGAAATACAGTTTGGTTCAAAACAATTGGACGAAATGTGAAGGAATGTATCATCGTCGTTGTCTATTTGGATCAGGTAGTCTTGGTTCAATTTCTATTCTTGCAGGGGGTAGTGACAAGAATGGAAATGTACTAAAATCTGCTGAGCTTTATGATTCTTTAACAGGTAGATGGGAAATACTGCCAAACATGCACTCTTCCCGTAGATTGTGCTCTGGCTTTTTCATGGATGGAAAATTTTATGTGATCGGTGGGATGACTAACCCTACGGATTCTTTGACTTGTGGGGAAGAGTTTGATTTACAAACGAGGAAGTGGAGGAAAATTGAGGGCATGTATCCAAATGTCAATAGAGCTGCTCAGGCACCTCCTCTTGTTGCAGTTGTTAATAACCAACTATATGCCGTTGAATATTTAACCAACATGATAAAGAAGTATGACAAGACGAAAAACTCGTGGGAGGTATTGGGAAGACTTCCCGTGAGGGCTGATTCTTCAAATGGTTGGGGTCTTGCTTTCAAAGCACGTGGTGAAGAACTTCTGGTGGTAGGCGGGAACCGGGGTCCGGAAGGTGAAGCTATTATATTGAGTTCTTGGGCACCAAAATCCGGGGCCAGGGACGGTACCTTGGATTGGAAAGTCATCGGTCTGAAAGAGCATTCTGGGGTCTTTGTATACAATTGTGCTGTGATGGGTTGTTAA